One Blattabacterium cuenoti DNA window includes the following coding sequences:
- a CDS encoding TPM domain-containing protein: MQILNFFLVLLIFTSNSVKGQFHHIPPPPKKISPIQDYAGVLSTTDIDSLNKKLISYSKITSTEILVSIVQDLYGEDPSILASKWGEKWHIGKKYKNNGIVLLLSVRDKKISIQNGYGIEPYITDLSTGQIIKKIKPQLQRGDFYQAIDFSTKEVFNILNNKFKNNNKYRKKKKNNNFFLWTFLIPFSIFLVAFLLHRKNDLEFYSLLINPFFLTNFLFRNSHQKYEEEENEDFFDDDGFGGGGSFGGGGASDNWD, encoded by the coding sequence ATGCAAATTCTGAATTTTTTTTTAGTTTTATTGATTTTCACTTCCAATTCAGTGAAAGGGCAATTTCATCATATCCCCCCCCCTCCAAAAAAAATATCTCCTATTCAAGATTATGCAGGTGTATTGTCAACAACTGATATAGATTCTTTAAATAAGAAACTTATTTCATATTCCAAAATAACGTCTACAGAAATTTTAGTTTCTATAGTTCAAGATCTTTATGGAGAAGATCCAAGTATTTTGGCTTCTAAATGGGGTGAAAAATGGCATATTGGAAAAAAATATAAAAATAATGGAATTGTTCTATTACTCTCTGTTAGAGACAAGAAAATATCCATTCAAAATGGATATGGAATAGAACCATATATAACAGATTTATCAACTGGACAGATCATAAAAAAAATAAAACCTCAATTACAGAGGGGGGATTTTTATCAAGCTATAGATTTCAGTACAAAAGAGGTTTTTAATATTTTGAATAATAAATTCAAAAATAATAATAAATACAGAAAAAAGAAAAAAAATAATAATTTTTTTTTATGGACTTTTTTGATCCCGTTTAGTATTTTTCTAGTTGCATTTCTACTACATAGAAAAAATGATTTAGAATTTTATTCATTACTGATAAATCCGTTTTTTTTAACAAATTTTCTATTTAGAAATTCACACCAAAAATATGAAGAAGAAGAAAATGAAGATTTCTTTGATGATGATGGATTTGGAGGTGGAGGATCGTTTGGGGGAGGAGGAGCCAGCGATAATTGGGATTAA
- a CDS encoding pyruvate dehydrogenase complex E1 component subunit beta, giving the protein MKKMTFREVIAEAMSEEMRRDDSVYLMGEEVAQYNGAYKASKGMLDEFGPNRVIDTPISELGFSGIGVGSAMNGCRPIIEFMTFNFSLVAMDQIINNAAKIRYMSGGQWNIPIVFRGPTGFAGQLGATHSQSFESWYASCPGLKVVIPCNPYDAKGLLKSSIRDNNPVIFMESEQMYGDKMMIPEKEYILPIGKADIKKEGTDISLVSFGKIMKMALSIAKKLDKENISVEVIDIQTIRPLDYKSILLSVKKTNRLVILEESWPFSSIASEISYIIQKKAFDYLDAPINRITILDTPAPYASNLIKAWFPNEEKIIKAIKETLYIF; this is encoded by the coding sequence ATGAAAAAAATGACCTTTCGAGAAGTAATAGCTGAAGCGATGAGCGAAGAAATGAGAAGAGATGATTCCGTCTATCTCATGGGAGAAGAAGTCGCTCAATATAATGGAGCTTATAAAGCTTCTAAAGGAATGCTAGATGAATTTGGCCCCAATAGAGTTATTGATACACCTATCTCAGAATTAGGATTTTCTGGAATAGGAGTGGGTTCTGCTATGAATGGATGTAGACCTATCATTGAATTTATGACATTTAATTTTTCTTTGGTAGCAATGGATCAAATTATTAATAATGCTGCAAAAATACGTTATATGAGTGGAGGACAATGGAATATACCTATTGTTTTTAGAGGGCCAACTGGTTTTGCTGGCCAATTAGGTGCAACACATTCTCAATCTTTTGAAAGTTGGTATGCAAGTTGTCCAGGATTAAAAGTTGTAATTCCATGTAATCCCTATGATGCAAAAGGGCTATTAAAATCTTCCATACGAGATAATAACCCAGTTATTTTTATGGAGTCAGAACAAATGTATGGAGATAAAATGATGATTCCAGAAAAAGAATACATTCTTCCTATTGGAAAAGCAGATATAAAAAAAGAAGGAACTGATATAAGTTTAGTTTCTTTTGGAAAAATCATGAAAATGGCTTTAAGTATAGCGAAAAAATTAGATAAAGAAAATATTAGTGTAGAAGTAATAGATATTCAAACTATTCGTCCGTTGGATTATAAATCTATACTTTTGTCTGTAAAAAAAACTAACCGATTAGTCATTTTAGAAGAATCTTGGCCGTTTTCTTCAATAGCATCTGAAATTTCATATATTATACAAAAAAAAGCGTTTGATTATCTAGATGCACCTATTAATAGAATCACGATTCTTGATACCCCTGCTCCTTATGCTTCCAATTTAATTAAAGCTTGGTTTCCCAATGAAGAAAAAATAATAAAAGCCATTAAAGAAACTCTTTATATATTCTGA
- the ndk gene encoding nucleoside-diphosphate kinase, protein MISHFFNGRITCAMIKPDAVKKGYTWEILFKIVNAGFRIRAIKMMVLSKKSAKKFYSEHKKSLFFESLVEFMSSGPIVSVLLEKENAVEDFRTLIGNTNPIYAAEGTIRKLYASSLEKNAIHGSDSNKNALKECQFYFSNREIFFTELKNSD, encoded by the coding sequence ATGATTTCTCATTTTTTTAATGGAAGAATTACATGTGCTATGATAAAACCTGATGCAGTTAAAAAAGGATATACATGGGAAATCTTGTTTAAGATAGTCAATGCAGGATTTCGTATTAGAGCGATAAAAATGATGGTACTTTCAAAAAAATCTGCTAAAAAATTTTATTCAGAACATAAAAAAAGTTTATTTTTTGAATCCTTAGTAGAATTTATGTCTTCTGGTCCAATTGTATCAGTTCTATTAGAAAAAGAAAATGCCGTAGAAGATTTTAGAACTCTAATAGGAAATACAAATCCTATATACGCAGCAGAAGGAACTATACGAAAATTATATGCAAGTTCTTTAGAAAAAAACGCTATTCATGGATCGGATAGTAATAAAAACGCTTTAAAAGAATGTCAATTTTATTTTTCTAATAGAGAAATTTTTTTTACTGAATTGAAAAATTCAGATTAA
- the metF gene encoding methylenetetrahydrofolate reductase [NAD(P)H] produces MKVIDHIAKAKKSLFSFEILPPLIGDDMKDIFSTLDPLMEFNPPFIDVTYHREEFIYLEKENGLLQKKTISKRPGTVRVCASIMNKYGIDAVPHIICGGVNRQMTENALIEINFLGIDNVLVLRGDPLKTEKSFFAKKNGHKYAIELVKQVQDLNKGKYLDKNLERKNAPLFDFCIGVAGYPEKHLEAPNIERDLFFLKKKIESGANYIVTQMFFDNKKFFSFVKKCRSEGISVPIIPGIKPISSKKQLNILPSRFYLNIPNELVKEIEKAKDKKSVSKIGIEWAIHQSKELKDSGIEVIHYYTMDKPENIYKIVKAIY; encoded by the coding sequence ATGAAAGTCATTGATCATATAGCTAAAGCTAAAAAAAGTTTGTTCTCTTTTGAAATTTTACCTCCTTTGATAGGAGATGATATGAAAGATATTTTTTCAACTTTGGATCCTTTAATGGAATTCAATCCTCCTTTCATTGATGTGACATATCATCGTGAAGAATTTATTTATCTTGAGAAAGAAAATGGACTTTTACAAAAAAAAACTATTTCAAAACGTCCTGGAACTGTAAGAGTTTGTGCATCAATTATGAATAAATATGGGATAGATGCTGTCCCACATATTATTTGTGGTGGGGTAAATAGACAAATGACTGAAAATGCTTTAATAGAAATCAATTTTTTAGGAATAGATAATGTTTTAGTTCTTAGAGGAGATCCTCTCAAAACTGAAAAGAGTTTTTTTGCAAAAAAAAATGGACATAAATATGCAATTGAATTGGTCAAACAAGTTCAAGATTTGAATAAAGGAAAGTATCTTGATAAAAATCTAGAACGAAAAAATGCACCATTATTTGATTTTTGTATTGGAGTAGCTGGATATCCTGAAAAACATTTAGAAGCTCCAAATATTGAAAGAGATCTCTTTTTTTTAAAAAAAAAAATAGAATCTGGTGCCAATTATATTGTAACTCAAATGTTTTTTGATAATAAAAAATTTTTTTCTTTTGTAAAAAAATGTAGATCTGAAGGAATTTCTGTTCCTATAATTCCTGGAATTAAACCTATTTCTTCAAAAAAACAGTTAAATATTCTTCCTTCTCGTTTTTACTTAAATATTCCAAATGAATTAGTAAAAGAAATTGAAAAAGCTAAAGATAAAAAATCTGTTTCTAAAATTGGAATAGAATGGGCGATACATCAATCAAAAGAGTTAAAAGATTCTGGAATAGAAGTAATTCATTATTATACAATGGATAAACCAGAAAATATTTATAAAATTGTTAAAGCTATTTATTAA
- a CDS encoding valine--tRNA ligase: protein MDIIPIKYDPKYVEKKIYHHWMKGGYFGSYPDKDKIPYTILMPPPNITGILHIGHILNNTIQDILIRYARMKGYNTCWIPGTDHASIATEAKVVNLLKQQGLSKIIMGREKFLYHVLKWSKKHQNIILNQLKRLGCSCDWKRTQFTMSQGLSKSITKVFIDLYEKGYIYRGHHVVNWDTEAKTTLSDEEVIYKEQKGKLYHIKYQIEGEKNFVTIATTRPETIFGDTAICFHPDDIRYFHLKNKKVIVPIVNRVIPVIQDSYVDQNFGTGCLKITPAHDINDKNISDKHHLEVINIFNEDATINEKGLHYKGMDRFEVRKRVIKELFQLKSVVKIEENHNYKIGFSERTQSIVEQRLSLQWFLKMKKISIHAIDAVKNGEIQFHPSKFKKNYFQWMEKIRDWNISRQLWWGHRIPVYYYGKKNSDFVVAENFEIALKKARKKSKNKKLQSDQIKMETDVLDTWFSSWILPISVFNGIHHPYNREISYYYPTEDLVTGSDILFFWVARMIMAGFLFQKEKPFKNVYFTGIIRDSKNRKISKSLNNSPNTMNLIEKYGADAVRVGIMLRTNAGKDFHFDEKICLQGRNFSNKIWNAFRLIQSWKIKSKSDKTDISESSNIAFIWFENRFYYVLETFEKFFIKYKFNESLMILYKFIWNDFCSYFLEIIKSSGDFRSKYVYLNTVKWFENILKLLHPYMPFLSEEIWNLIQKRTSEEALIISSWPKKNSYNHDILVSFEKATEIVSQIRNIRNIKRIPYKRKLVLFTNSIIEKKCDSVILKLANLSKIVSIKKPVKGNFFSFLLGKDRYFLSEEKENIFFIKNKNDQDEIIDVIKIEREIKYFDNLLSRIRKNLSNDKYVKSVPKQILLKEKKKENDTLEKIAILKGYLRNQ, encoded by the coding sequence ATGGATATTATTCCTATTAAATACGATCCAAAATACGTAGAAAAAAAAATATATCATCATTGGATGAAAGGAGGTTATTTTGGATCTTATCCAGATAAGGATAAGATTCCTTATACAATTTTAATGCCTCCACCTAATATCACTGGAATTCTTCATATTGGTCATATTTTAAACAACACTATTCAAGATATATTAATTCGATACGCCAGAATGAAAGGATACAATACGTGTTGGATTCCGGGAACAGATCACGCTTCTATTGCTACAGAAGCAAAAGTTGTTAATTTGTTAAAGCAACAAGGATTATCCAAAATTATTATGGGAAGAGAGAAATTCTTGTATCATGTTTTAAAATGGTCTAAAAAACATCAGAATATTATCTTGAATCAACTAAAAAGATTGGGGTGTTCTTGCGATTGGAAGAGAACTCAATTTACGATGAGTCAAGGGTTGTCGAAATCTATTACAAAAGTTTTTATAGATTTATATGAAAAAGGATATATATACAGAGGGCATCATGTCGTGAATTGGGATACAGAAGCAAAAACCACTCTTTCGGATGAAGAAGTAATCTACAAAGAACAAAAGGGGAAACTTTATCATATAAAATATCAAATTGAAGGAGAAAAAAATTTTGTAACTATTGCAACAACTCGTCCTGAAACTATATTTGGAGATACTGCTATTTGTTTTCATCCGGATGATATTCGTTATTTTCATTTAAAAAATAAAAAAGTTATAGTTCCAATAGTTAATAGAGTGATTCCTGTGATTCAAGATTCATATGTAGATCAAAATTTTGGAACTGGATGTTTAAAAATAACCCCTGCTCATGATATTAATGATAAAAATATTTCTGATAAACATCATTTAGAGGTTATTAATATCTTCAATGAAGACGCTACTATAAATGAAAAAGGACTTCATTATAAAGGTATGGATCGTTTTGAAGTTAGAAAGAGAGTTATTAAAGAATTATTTCAATTAAAATCTGTAGTGAAGATAGAAGAAAATCATAATTATAAAATAGGTTTTTCAGAAAGAACTCAATCTATAGTAGAACAACGATTGTCACTTCAATGGTTTTTAAAAATGAAAAAAATATCCATCCATGCTATAGATGCAGTAAAGAATGGAGAGATTCAATTTCATCCCAGTAAATTCAAAAAAAATTATTTCCAGTGGATGGAAAAAATTAGAGATTGGAATATATCTAGACAATTGTGGTGGGGACATCGTATTCCTGTTTATTACTATGGAAAAAAAAATAGTGATTTCGTTGTAGCAGAAAATTTTGAAATAGCTTTAAAAAAAGCTAGAAAAAAAAGTAAAAATAAAAAATTGCAATCTGATCAAATTAAAATGGAAACAGATGTTTTAGACACTTGGTTTTCTTCTTGGATTTTACCTATATCTGTATTTAACGGAATTCATCATCCTTATAACCGTGAAATATCTTATTATTATCCTACTGAAGATTTGGTAACAGGTTCTGATATTTTATTTTTTTGGGTTGCACGTATGATTATGGCAGGGTTTCTTTTTCAAAAAGAAAAACCATTTAAAAATGTTTATTTTACTGGTATAATAAGAGATTCTAAAAATAGGAAGATATCTAAATCTCTAAACAATTCTCCGAATACTATGAATTTGATTGAAAAATATGGAGCAGATGCTGTTCGTGTAGGAATTATGCTTAGAACTAACGCGGGAAAAGATTTTCATTTTGATGAAAAAATTTGTTTACAAGGAAGAAATTTTTCTAACAAAATATGGAATGCTTTTCGTTTAATTCAAAGTTGGAAAATAAAATCAAAATCTGATAAAACAGATATTTCTGAATCATCTAATATCGCTTTCATATGGTTTGAAAATCGTTTTTATTATGTTCTAGAAACTTTTGAAAAATTTTTTATAAAGTATAAGTTCAATGAATCATTGATGATTTTGTACAAATTTATTTGGAATGATTTTTGTTCTTATTTCCTTGAAATAATAAAATCATCTGGAGATTTTAGATCAAAATACGTTTATTTAAATACCGTAAAATGGTTTGAAAATATATTAAAATTATTACATCCTTATATGCCTTTTCTTTCAGAAGAAATTTGGAATCTTATTCAAAAGAGAACTTCAGAAGAAGCTTTAATTATTTCTTCTTGGCCTAAAAAAAATTCATATAATCATGATATATTAGTTTCTTTTGAAAAAGCAACTGAAATTGTATCTCAAATACGAAATATTAGAAATATTAAACGTATTCCTTATAAAAGGAAACTTGTGTTATTTACTAATAGTATAATAGAAAAAAAATGTGATTCAGTAATTTTAAAATTAGCAAACTTATCTAAAATTGTTTCTATAAAAAAACCTGTAAAAGGAAATTTTTTTTCATTTCTTTTAGGAAAAGATAGATATTTTTTATCAGAAGAAAAAGAAAATATCTTTTTCATTAAGAATAAGAATGATCAAGATGAAATAATAGATGTTATTAAAATTGAAAGAGAAATTAAATATTTTGACAATCTATTATCTAGAATACGAAAAAATTTATCAAACGATAAATATGTCAAGTCTGTTCCCAAACAAATTCTTTTAAAGGAAAAAAAAAAAGAAAATGATACTTTGGAAAAAATAGCTATTTTAAAAGGCTATTTAAGAAATCAATAA
- a CDS encoding bifunctional nuclease family protein, with protein MEQLIRLTIRGISLSQIQSGIYVLLLEEEESGKIKLPIIIESLQAQSISSALGKRDPSRSFTHDLFLSVSEIFRIKLKSVVIYKLVNGIFFSYILFYKEGDQKTEHKIDSKTSDAVALAVRFQAPIYTTKEIFDKAGIYFENGFPIEIENKEDNEDTEECIENYSIPLFFNKEKTQQELEKMTDKDLNALLNHAVINECYELAARIKKELDRRE; from the coding sequence ATGGAACAACTCATCAGATTAACTATACGTGGGATATCCTTAAGTCAAATACAGTCTGGGATATATGTTTTATTACTAGAAGAAGAAGAATCTGGAAAAATAAAACTTCCTATTATTATAGAAAGTTTGCAAGCTCAATCTATCTCTTCTGCTTTAGGAAAAAGAGATCCATCTAGATCTTTTACTCATGACCTATTTCTTTCTGTTTCAGAAATATTTCGTATAAAATTAAAATCAGTTGTTATATACAAATTAGTAAACGGAATATTTTTTTCTTATATTCTATTTTATAAGGAGGGAGATCAAAAAACAGAACATAAAATAGATTCAAAGACGTCAGATGCAGTAGCGTTAGCTGTAAGATTTCAAGCCCCTATTTATACTACAAAAGAAATTTTTGATAAAGCGGGAATATATTTTGAAAATGGATTTCCTATTGAAATTGAAAATAAAGAAGATAACGAAGATACTGAAGAATGTATTGAAAATTATTCAATCCCCCTTTTTTTTAATAAAGAAAAAACTCAACAAGAGTTAGAAAAAATGACTGATAAAGATCTTAATGCTCTATTAAATCATGCAGTAATTAATGAATGTTATGAGCTTGCAGCACGAATAAAAAAAGAATTAGACAGAAGAGAATAA
- a CDS encoding LemA family protein codes for MKKIFFITISSIFIFLFGIGIWMTGTYNQLVKLNENIKTQWGQVETVYQRRADLIPNLVNTVKGSANFEKNTLNQIIESRSKATSIKINSNDLSQDKISKFQKAQEELNRSVGRLLLIVENYPDLKSTQNFYELQNQLEGTENRISVERNRFNDQVNNFNTYRNQFPKFIVANLFYQFKEKGYFQSHIGAKKSPLIDFRD; via the coding sequence ATGAAAAAAATTTTTTTCATTACAATTTCCAGTATTTTCATATTTCTATTTGGAATAGGAATATGGATGACTGGAACATATAATCAATTGGTAAAATTGAATGAAAACATTAAAACACAATGGGGGCAGGTAGAAACTGTTTATCAACGTAGAGCGGATCTCATTCCAAATTTAGTAAATACAGTAAAAGGGTCAGCTAATTTTGAAAAAAATACACTTAATCAAATAATAGAATCAAGATCAAAAGCAACTTCCATAAAGATCAACTCAAATGACTTAAGCCAAGATAAAATTAGCAAATTCCAAAAAGCACAAGAAGAACTAAACCGTTCTGTTGGAAGATTATTGTTGATAGTAGAGAATTATCCTGATCTGAAATCTACACAAAATTTTTACGAATTACAAAATCAATTAGAAGGAACAGAAAATAGAATCAGTGTGGAAAGAAATCGTTTTAATGATCAAGTAAATAATTTTAATACTTATAGAAATCAATTTCCTAAATTTATAGTTGCAAATTTGTTTTATCAATTTAAAGAGAAAGGATATTTTCAATCTCATATTGGAGCAAAAAAATCCCCTCTTATAGATTTTAGGGATTAA
- a CDS encoding dihydrofolate reductase, with the protein MKDIYHLSYKKIFIIGGEKVYKSIIDQANIIELTLVHEKFNGDARFPKIDSKKWKKIYEFSYKKDKKHLYNYSFIRYENILFSSV; encoded by the coding sequence TTGAAGGATATCTATCATTTATCTTATAAAAAAATATTCATTATTGGAGGAGAAAAAGTATATAAATCAATAATAGATCAAGCAAATATTATAGAGTTAACCCTTGTTCATGAAAAATTTAATGGAGATGCAAGATTTCCAAAAATAGATTCAAAAAAATGGAAAAAAATATATGAATTCTCCTACAAAAAAGACAAAAAACATTTATACAATTATAGTTTTATTAGATATGAAAACATATTATTCTCTTCTGTCTAA
- a CDS encoding alpha-ketoacid dehydrogenase subunit alpha/beta, giving the protein MNNNNSDQEYKNNNSEIKSSFDSFRKMILDDYKLARISRETSLLGRKEVLNGRAKFGIFGDGKEIPQLAMAKVFKNGDFRSGYYRDQTFMMAIGVLNVRSFFSQLYAHSDLEAEPVSSGRMMTAHFGTRLLNDDGSWKNLIRQKNSIADISSTASQMPRLLGLAQASKIYKKLKNLNKTHRMFSNNGNEVAFGTIGNASISEGLFWETVNAASVLQIPIILSIWDDEYGISVTNKYQFSKKNISDLLYGFQRTKKENGIEIIRVNGSNYMDLTKTYLRAEKIARNAHIPVIIHVTNLTQPQGHSTSSSHERYKSKERLEWEMRNDGIKKFRDWILNFKFEKNKGVFRNISNVYSLNKIDIEAKAYVKKEQEIAWVAFQRPIKKIKNESVIFLQKLQETFPYKKWIKKFLKELHNSKHLQTKKSIYRVVRKTLYFLSKEKSYQKDCLKRWFHKKYSKEEENYSSHLYSFSEKSAVKINEVLPLYNKRNATFEVDGRIVLRENFDKLLELYPDLLIFGEDVGKIGDVNQGLEGLQRKYGETRVFDTGIRESTILGQGIGLAMRGLRPIVEIQYLDYILYALQIMSDDLACLQYRTRGGQKSPVIIRTRGHRLEGIWHSGSPMGGLINYLRGVFILVPRNMVKAAGFYNTLLAGDDPALVIECLNGYRIKEKLPENLGNFRTPIGIVEITRIGKDITIVTYGSTWRIVNEAAEELSKIHIDSEIIDVQSLLPLDIQKDIRKSLKKTNRLLIIDEDVPGGASAYLLQKILEEQKGYYYLDSPPITITAKEHRPPYGSDGDYFSKPSVENIVEKVLKIMHDT; this is encoded by the coding sequence ATGAATAATAATAACAGTGATCAAGAATATAAAAATAATAATTCTGAAATTAAATCTTCTTTTGATTCATTTAGAAAAATGATTTTAGATGATTATAAATTAGCACGTATTAGTCGTGAAACAAGCCTTTTAGGACGTAAAGAAGTATTAAATGGAAGAGCAAAATTTGGAATATTTGGAGATGGAAAAGAAATTCCACAATTGGCTATGGCAAAAGTTTTTAAGAATGGAGATTTTAGATCTGGATATTATAGAGATCAAACTTTTATGATGGCAATAGGAGTTTTGAATGTCAGAAGTTTTTTTTCTCAGTTGTACGCACATTCTGATTTAGAAGCTGAACCGGTTTCATCTGGAAGAATGATGACTGCGCATTTTGGAACGCGGTTACTGAACGATGATGGAAGTTGGAAGAATCTTATACGTCAAAAAAATTCTATTGCAGATATATCTTCTACTGCATCTCAAATGCCAAGACTATTAGGATTAGCTCAGGCTTCTAAAATTTATAAGAAATTAAAAAATCTGAATAAAACACATAGAATGTTTTCCAATAATGGAAACGAAGTGGCGTTTGGAACTATTGGAAATGCAAGTATCTCTGAAGGTTTATTTTGGGAAACTGTAAATGCAGCATCAGTTTTGCAAATTCCCATTATTCTTTCTATTTGGGATGATGAATATGGAATTTCAGTTACTAATAAGTATCAATTTTCAAAAAAAAATATCAGTGATCTTTTATATGGATTTCAGAGAACAAAAAAAGAGAATGGAATAGAAATTATACGTGTAAATGGATCGAATTATATGGATCTTACAAAAACATATTTAAGAGCAGAGAAAATAGCTAGAAATGCACATATTCCAGTAATCATTCATGTAACAAATTTAACTCAACCTCAAGGCCATTCTACATCTTCATCACATGAAAGATATAAATCGAAAGAACGTTTAGAATGGGAAATGAGAAATGATGGAATAAAAAAATTTAGAGATTGGATTTTAAACTTTAAGTTTGAAAAAAATAAAGGTGTATTTCGGAACATTTCTAATGTTTATTCTTTGAATAAAATAGATATAGAAGCTAAAGCATATGTTAAAAAAGAACAAGAAATAGCTTGGGTGGCTTTTCAGAGGCCTATTAAAAAAATAAAAAATGAATCTGTAATTTTTTTACAGAAGTTACAAGAAACATTTCCATATAAAAAATGGATAAAAAAATTTCTAAAAGAGTTACATAATTCTAAACATTTGCAGACAAAAAAATCTATTTACCGTGTAGTTAGAAAAACTCTATATTTTCTTTCTAAGGAAAAATCATATCAAAAAGATTGTTTGAAGAGATGGTTTCATAAAAAATATAGTAAAGAAGAAGAGAACTATTCTTCACATTTATATAGTTTTTCAGAAAAATCAGCAGTCAAAATAAATGAAGTGCTTCCTCTATATAATAAAAGAAATGCCACTTTTGAAGTGGATGGAAGAATTGTTTTAAGAGAGAATTTTGATAAATTATTAGAGTTATATCCTGATCTTTTAATTTTTGGAGAAGATGTGGGAAAAATAGGAGATGTAAACCAAGGATTGGAAGGTCTTCAAAGAAAATATGGAGAAACACGTGTTTTTGATACGGGAATACGAGAATCAACTATTCTGGGACAAGGTATAGGTCTTGCAATGCGTGGACTTCGTCCTATAGTTGAAATTCAATATTTAGACTATATATTGTATGCTTTACAAATTATGAGTGATGACCTAGCTTGTTTACAATATAGAACGAGAGGAGGACAAAAATCACCTGTAATTATTAGAACTAGAGGACATCGTTTAGAAGGAATATGGCATTCTGGATCTCCTATGGGAGGTCTTATTAATTATTTAAGGGGGGTTTTTATTCTTGTTCCTAGAAACATGGTAAAAGCAGCTGGTTTTTATAATACTTTGTTAGCTGGAGATGACCCCGCTTTGGTAATTGAGTGTCTTAATGGATATAGAATAAAAGAAAAATTGCCAGAAAACTTGGGAAATTTTAGAACCCCAATAGGAATAGTAGAGATTACAAGAATAGGAAAAGATATTACCATTGTTACTTATGGTTCTACATGGAGAATTGTAAATGAAGCAGCAGAAGAATTATCTAAAATTCATATAGATTCTGAAATTATTGATGTTCAATCTCTATTACCTTTGGATATACAAAAAGATATTAGAAAAAGTTTAAAGAAAACAAATCGGTTATTGATTATAGACGAAGATGTTCCGGGAGGAGCATCTGCTTATCTTCTACAAAAGATATTAGAAGAACAAAAGGGGTATTATTATTTAGATAGTCCACCTATTACAATTACAGCTAAAGAACATCGTCCTCCTTATGGATCTGATGGGGATTACTTTTCAAAACCTTCTGTTGAAAATATTGTAGAAAAAGTGTTAAAAATTATGCATGATACTTAG
- a CDS encoding dihydrofolate reductase, producing the protein MIVILVASVSENGFIGKNNKLMWYLPNDFKRFKKLTIGETVLMGRKTFESIGNILPKRRNIILTKKKNFFPKVSIIIET; encoded by the coding sequence ATGATCGTAATTCTTGTTGCTTCAGTTTCAGAAAATGGATTTATAGGAAAAAATAATAAATTAATGTGGTATTTGCCTAATGATTTTAAACGTTTTAAAAAACTTACTATTGGAGAAACAGTTTTAATGGGCAGAAAAACTTTTGAATCCATTGGAAATATTCTTCCAAAAAGAAGAAATATTATTTTAACGAAAAAAAAAAATTTTTTTCCAAAAGTTTCAATAATAATAGAAACGTAA